Proteins from a genomic interval of Haemophilus parainfluenzae T3T1:
- the fis gene encoding DNA-binding transcriptional regulator Fis → MLEQQRSPSEALTVSVLNSQSQVTNKPLRDSVKQALRNYLSQLDGQDVNDLYELVLAEVEHPMLDMIMQYTRGNQTRAANMLGINRGTLRKKLKKYGMG, encoded by the coding sequence ATGTTAGAACAACAACGTAGTCCGTCTGAAGCGTTAACCGTTTCAGTTTTAAACTCTCAATCACAAGTAACAAACAAACCATTACGTGATTCAGTAAAACAAGCTTTACGCAATTACTTATCACAATTAGATGGTCAAGATGTGAATGATCTTTACGAATTAGTATTAGCGGAAGTTGAACACCCGATGTTAGATATGATTATGCAATACACCCGTGGTAACCAAACCCGCGCAGCTAATATGCTCGGTATCAACCGTGGTACATTGCGTAAGAAATTGAAAAAATACGGTATGGGCTAA
- a CDS encoding DMT family transporter, protein MVYQILALFIWSSAFVAAKYTFTMMDTILMIQVRLLMAAIIVMPLFFRRWKGVSKPMRKQLWWLGFFNYTATFLLQFIGLKYTSAASATTMIGLEPLCVIFIGHFFFQDRAKWYHWLCGAFAFLGVAILILGGQGNEGSSEISLLGCSLVVAASIVFACCLRWTKKVVATVSAQAYTSISIVLATITMLPFTLLLTESWDIHFNWLGFFGLIYLGVACSWFAFWLWNKGLNSVDAKISGILTALEPIFGVFLAVLLLNEEVSLVSALGIIIIVASALGVSLLPKWLHKEIN, encoded by the coding sequence ATGGTTTATCAAATCCTAGCATTGTTTATTTGGAGTAGTGCCTTTGTAGCCGCTAAATACACCTTTACAATGATGGACACCATTTTGATGATCCAAGTTCGTTTATTAATGGCGGCAATTATTGTGATGCCACTCTTTTTTCGTCGTTGGAAAGGAGTGTCTAAACCGATGCGAAAACAGCTTTGGTGGCTAGGTTTTTTTAATTATACCGCAACCTTTTTGCTACAATTTATTGGCTTAAAATATACGAGCGCGGCGAGCGCAACGACCATGATTGGATTAGAGCCATTATGTGTGATTTTTATTGGGCATTTTTTCTTTCAAGATCGTGCGAAATGGTATCACTGGTTGTGTGGCGCTTTTGCCTTTTTAGGCGTGGCCATTTTAATTCTAGGTGGGCAGGGCAATGAAGGCTCAAGTGAAATTAGCTTATTGGGCTGCTCATTAGTGGTTGCGGCAAGTATTGTATTTGCTTGTTGTTTACGTTGGACGAAAAAAGTGGTAGCAACGGTTTCTGCTCAAGCCTATACATCGATTTCTATCGTATTAGCGACCATCACCATGCTGCCATTTACTTTATTACTGACGGAAAGCTGGGATATCCATTTTAACTGGCTTGGTTTCTTCGGTTTGATTTATCTCGGCGTAGCATGCAGTTGGTTTGCCTTTTGGTTGTGGAATAAAGGCTTAAATTCAGTAGATGCAAAAATCTCTGGAATTTTGACCGCACTTGAGCCGATTTTCGGTGTCTTTTTGGCGGTATTATTGCTTAACGAAGAGGTTTCACTTGTTTCAGCACTTGGGATTATCATTATTGTGGCTTCAGCCCTAGGCGTAAGTTTATTACCGAAATGGTTACATAAAGAAATTAATTAA
- a CDS encoding transferrin-binding protein-like solute binding protein, producing MKFNLSKLSLTILATVTLAACGSSGGSNTQPADQAKLTEQVKPAEPVKPAETVKPAETVKPAEPVKPAEPVKPAETVKPAETVKPAETVKPAEQPKNEEQIVLSRVGFEVNKETRVVTTIERQIHDDNNVNLVNVEGQAIEIIPSGYYERPVIGTNEKEVLQADSPELRSISGKNYKNIRWGKFTEPTLGSDYYVAFGVNPTTEMPQSGTANYIGNGMHVEKRAEHLDSNLSFVKLTANFADKTLNGTISLANTGYKDVLVSNRLAGGALSPEIHFDDVSLSAQIQGNKFSGTSEKGVHAEGGFYGKDAEEVAGTYKGKDAMGVFGARKN from the coding sequence ATGAAATTTAATCTCTCTAAATTAAGTTTAACAATTCTTGCAACTGTAACGTTAGCCGCCTGTGGAAGTAGCGGTGGTAGCAATACTCAACCAGCTGATCAAGCAAAACTAACTGAGCAAGTAAAACCAGCTGAGCCAGTAAAACCAGCTGAGACAGTAAAACCAGCTGAGACAGTAAAACCGGCTGAGCCAGTAAAACCGGCTGAGCCAGTAAAACCGGCTGAGACAGTAAAACCGGCTGAGACAGTAAAACCGGCTGAGACAGTAAAACCAGCTGAACAACCAAAAAATGAAGAACAAATTGTGCTTAGTCGAGTAGGATTTGAGGTTAATAAAGAGACTAGAGTAGTTACTACAATTGAAAGACAAATACATGATGACAATAATGTGAATCTTGTTAATGTTGAAGGTCAAGCAATTGAAATTATTCCATCAGGGTATTACGAACGTCCAGTCATTGGAACTAATGAGAAAGAAGTACTACAGGCAGATTCTCCTGAATTGCGTTCTATTAGTGGCAAAAACTATAAAAATATTCGTTGGGGGAAATTTACGGAGCCTACTTTAGGTTCTGATTATTATGTTGCATTTGGTGTAAATCCAACAACAGAAATGCCACAATCAGGTACTGCAAATTATATTGGAAATGGTATGCATGTAGAGAAGCGTGCTGAACACTTAGACTCTAACTTATCATTCGTAAAACTAACAGCTAATTTCGCAGATAAAACATTAAATGGAACAATTTCTTTAGCAAACACAGGCTATAAGGATGTTCTTGTATCAAATAGGCTTGCTGGAGGCGCGCTTTCTCCAGAGATACACTTCGATGATGTTTCCTTATCTGCCCAAATTCAAGGCAATAAATTTAGTGGAACAAGCGAGAAAGGTGTTCATGCCGAAGGTGGGTTCTATGGAAAAGATGCTGAAGAAGTCGCTGGAACTTACAAAGGAAAAGATGCTATGGGTGTCTTTGGTGCTAGAAAAAATTAG
- the dusB gene encoding tRNA dihydrouridine synthase DusB has product MRIGSYELKNRILLAPMAGITDQPFRRLCAHYGAGLTFSEMMSTNPQVWHTEKSKLRLAHSEELGLNAVQIAGSDPLEMAQAAAINVAYGAEIIDINMGCPAKKVNRKLAGSALLQFPDLVEKILKEVVNAVDVPVTLKIRTGWDKANRNCVQIGKIAEQSGIQALTIHGRTKECLFEGEAEYDNIRAVKQSISIPVIANGDIDSASKAKKVLEYTGADAIMIGRAALGNPWLFQAVEALVEHDTIIQTPSLREKCGHILHHIQELHQFYGEQKGYRIARKHVAWYLQGIQPDSVFRQTFNAINEPKEQLIVLEDFLNSILDKEKC; this is encoded by the coding sequence ATGCGAATTGGTTCTTATGAATTAAAAAATCGTATTTTATTGGCGCCCATGGCAGGTATTACGGATCAACCTTTTCGACGTTTATGTGCTCATTACGGCGCGGGATTAACGTTTTCAGAGATGATGTCCACTAATCCACAAGTTTGGCATACAGAGAAATCGAAACTTCGTTTAGCACACAGTGAAGAGCTAGGATTAAATGCGGTGCAAATCGCAGGTTCTGATCCTTTGGAAATGGCCCAAGCTGCAGCAATTAATGTAGCCTATGGTGCTGAAATTATCGACATCAATATGGGCTGTCCCGCAAAGAAAGTAAATCGAAAGCTGGCGGGCTCTGCACTGCTTCAATTTCCCGATTTAGTGGAAAAAATTTTAAAAGAAGTCGTGAATGCCGTTGATGTACCTGTGACGTTAAAAATTCGCACAGGTTGGGATAAAGCAAATCGAAACTGTGTGCAAATCGGCAAAATTGCAGAACAATCTGGTATTCAAGCTTTAACTATTCATGGGCGGACGAAAGAATGCTTATTTGAAGGGGAAGCGGAATACGACAATATTCGAGCAGTCAAACAATCCATTTCAATTCCTGTTATTGCGAATGGTGATATTGATTCTGCCTCGAAAGCGAAAAAGGTACTTGAGTACACAGGTGCCGATGCAATAATGATCGGTCGTGCCGCACTAGGCAATCCATGGCTTTTTCAAGCCGTCGAGGCTTTAGTTGAACATGATACGATAATTCAAACACCAAGTTTGCGTGAAAAGTGCGGTCATATTTTGCATCATATTCAGGAACTCCATCAGTTCTATGGTGAGCAAAAAGGCTATCGAATAGCCCGTAAACATGTAGCTTGGTATTTACAGGGAATTCAACCCGATTCCGTTTTTAGACAGACTTTTAACGCAATTAATGAACCGAAAGAGCAGTTAATTGTGCTGGAAGATTTTTTAAATTCAATTTTGGATAAAGAAAAATGTTAG
- a CDS encoding YhdT family protein, translating into MELSQRYKQAAKEARWALGLAIFYVIGWCVCAYLPKDSPGPIGFPLWFELSCIYLPILFVVIGYWIVKIVFLDIPLDVESKENK; encoded by the coding sequence ATGGAACTTTCACAACGTTATAAACAAGCAGCCAAGGAGGCTCGCTGGGCATTAGGTTTAGCTATTTTTTATGTAATTGGATGGTGTGTATGTGCTTATTTACCGAAAGACTCGCCTGGGCCGATAGGTTTTCCGTTGTGGTTTGAATTATCCTGTATTTATTTACCCATTTTGTTTGTAGTGATTGGGTATTGGATTGTCAAAATTGTCTTTTTAGATATCCCGCTAGATGTTGAATCAAAGGAGAATAAATAA
- the accC gene encoding acetyl-CoA carboxylase biotin carboxylase subunit — MLEKVVIANRGEIALRILRACKELGIKTVAVHSTADRDLKHVLLADETICIGPAPSVKSYLNIPAIIAAAEVTGADAIHPGYGFLSENADFAEQVECSGFTFIGPTADVIRLMGDKVSAIKAMKKAGVPCVPGSDGPVGSDIAKNKEIAKRIGYPIIIKASGGGGGRGMRVVRSEDALEESIAMTKAEAKAAFNNDMVYMEKYLENPRHVEIQVLADTHGNAIYLAERDCSMQRRHQKVVEEAPAPGITEEVRRDIGTRCANACIEIGYRGAGTFEFLYENGEFYFIEMNTRIQVEHPVTEMITGVDLVKEQLRIAAGLPLSYKQEDIKVKGHAMECRINAEDPKTFLPSPGKVAHLHSPGGLGVRWDSHVYAGYTVPPHYDSMIAKLITYGDTRDVAIRRMQNALSETIIDGIKTNIPLHELILEDENFQKGGANIHYLEKKLGMYD; from the coding sequence ATGTTAGAAAAAGTTGTGATTGCTAACCGTGGTGAAATTGCACTGCGTATTTTACGTGCCTGTAAAGAATTAGGCATTAAAACTGTGGCGGTTCACTCTACCGCTGATCGTGATTTAAAACACGTATTACTTGCGGATGAAACGATTTGTATCGGGCCAGCACCATCTGTAAAAAGTTATTTGAATATTCCTGCTATTATTGCAGCGGCAGAAGTAACAGGTGCAGATGCTATCCATCCAGGTTATGGTTTCCTTTCTGAGAATGCGGACTTTGCGGAGCAAGTTGAGTGTTCAGGCTTTACTTTTATCGGTCCAACAGCAGATGTCATTCGTTTAATGGGTGATAAAGTTTCTGCGATTAAGGCAATGAAAAAAGCGGGCGTACCTTGTGTTCCAGGTTCTGATGGCCCTGTAGGTAGCGATATCGCGAAAAATAAAGAAATTGCAAAACGTATTGGTTATCCAATTATTATCAAAGCATCTGGCGGCGGTGGTGGTCGTGGTATGCGTGTCGTTCGTAGCGAAGATGCACTTGAAGAATCCATTGCGATGACAAAAGCTGAAGCAAAAGCAGCATTTAATAATGACATGGTTTATATGGAAAAATATTTAGAAAATCCACGCCATGTTGAAATTCAAGTTTTAGCGGATACACACGGTAACGCAATCTACCTTGCAGAGCGTGATTGTTCTATGCAACGTCGTCACCAAAAAGTCGTAGAAGAAGCACCCGCACCAGGTATTACAGAAGAAGTTCGTCGTGACATCGGCACTCGCTGTGCGAATGCTTGTATCGAAATTGGTTATCGCGGTGCAGGTACCTTTGAATTCTTGTATGAGAATGGTGAGTTCTATTTCATCGAAATGAATACCCGTATTCAAGTAGAACATCCAGTAACAGAAATGATTACCGGTGTAGATTTGGTGAAAGAACAATTGCGAATTGCAGCTGGTTTGCCACTTTCTTATAAACAAGAAGATATCAAAGTAAAAGGCCATGCGATGGAATGTCGTATCAATGCAGAAGATCCAAAAACATTCTTACCATCTCCAGGTAAAGTGGCACACTTACACTCACCAGGTGGCTTAGGTGTTCGTTGGGATTCTCATGTATATGCTGGTTATACCGTTCCACCACACTACGATTCTATGATCGCAAAATTAATCACATACGGTGATACTCGTGATGTCGCAATCCGTCGTATGCAAAATGCATTGTCTGAAACGATTATTGACGGTATCAAAACAAATATCCCACTTCATGAACTCATTCTTGAAGATGAAAACTTCCAAAAAGGTGGTGCAAATATCCACTATTTAGAGAAGAAATTAGGGATGTATGATTAA
- the exbB gene encoding TonB-system energizer ExbB: MLQLFEFLEQYSDYVIIGILLLMSVIMLTAVIERFLFLKRVNVAKYSNIHALEIDLNRNMTVISTVGANAPYVGLLGTVIGILLTFYQIGHGDGEVDAGAIMMHLSLALKATAIGILVAIPSMMFYSGLGRKVEVNRLKWKVLNAQKDKE, from the coding sequence ATGCTACAACTTTTTGAGTTTTTAGAACAATATAGCGATTACGTGATTATCGGAATTCTACTTCTGATGAGTGTGATTATGCTCACCGCCGTAATTGAGCGTTTTCTCTTTTTAAAGCGTGTGAACGTAGCGAAATATTCCAATATTCACGCACTTGAAATTGATTTAAATCGTAATATGACCGTAATCTCCACTGTTGGTGCCAATGCGCCTTATGTTGGCTTACTCGGCACAGTAATTGGGATTTTATTAACTTTCTACCAAATTGGTCATGGCGATGGCGAAGTCGATGCAGGAGCCATTATGATGCACCTCTCTCTTGCATTAAAAGCAACTGCAATAGGTATTTTAGTCGCGATTCCTTCCATGATGTTCTATAGTGGTTTAGGTCGTAAAGTAGAAGTAAATCGCTTGAAATGGAAAGTATTAAACGCTCAAAAAGATAAGGAATAA
- the panF gene encoding sodium/pantothenate symporter → MNLGIILPLVIYLVFIFGAALFAYVKRSKGDFLTEYYVGNRSMTGFVLAMTTASTYASASSFVGGPGAAYKYGLGWVLLAMIQVPAVWLALGALGKKFALLSRETNALTINDLFLYRYKNKYLVWISSLALLLAFFAAMVVQFIGGARLLETTIGIPYTHALLIFALTVGIYTFIGGFRAVVLTDTIQGTVMIFGTIVLLVGVIYHLGGVESAVNKLTEIDPSLVSPYGPNEMLDFQFMASFWILVCFGVVGLPHTAVRCMAFKDSKALHRGMLIGTIVLSVIMLGMHLAGALGRAVVPDLTVSDKVIPTLMLEVLPPIVAGIFLAAPMSAIMSTVDAQLIQSSSIFVKDLYLASKPEAAKNEKRISRISSVITLILSALLILAALNPPDMIIWLNLFAFGGLEAAFLWVIVLGIYWDKANAAGAISSMVVGLSSYVLLTQFGIKLFGFNAIVPALVFGLIAFILGNQFGTKKQ, encoded by the coding sequence ATGAATTTAGGTATTATTCTCCCTTTAGTAATCTACTTAGTCTTTATTTTTGGTGCGGCATTATTTGCTTATGTAAAACGAAGTAAAGGGGATTTCCTAACAGAATATTATGTGGGAAATCGCTCCATGACGGGCTTTGTGCTTGCGATGACAACAGCTTCCACTTATGCCAGTGCAAGTTCTTTTGTTGGTGGACCAGGGGCTGCCTATAAATATGGGCTAGGTTGGGTATTGCTCGCCATGATCCAAGTGCCGGCTGTGTGGTTAGCCTTAGGTGCATTGGGCAAAAAGTTTGCATTACTTTCTCGCGAAACTAATGCGCTTACTATCAATGATTTATTTCTCTATCGTTATAAAAATAAATATCTCGTTTGGATTTCCAGTCTAGCATTGTTGCTTGCCTTCTTTGCCGCTATGGTCGTGCAATTTATTGGTGGCGCAAGATTGCTTGAAACCACGATAGGGATTCCTTACACTCATGCCTTGCTTATTTTCGCCTTAACGGTTGGTATTTATACGTTTATTGGTGGTTTCCGAGCCGTCGTATTAACTGATACGATTCAAGGTACGGTAATGATTTTTGGTACAATCGTGCTATTAGTGGGCGTTATTTACCATCTCGGTGGCGTAGAAAGTGCGGTCAATAAATTAACTGAAATTGATCCGAGTTTAGTAAGTCCTTACGGCCCGAATGAGATGCTTGATTTTCAATTTATGGCATCGTTTTGGATCCTAGTCTGTTTCGGTGTGGTTGGTTTACCACATACAGCCGTCCGTTGTATGGCTTTCAAAGACAGTAAAGCCTTACATCGAGGTATGCTCATTGGGACGATTGTCCTTTCTGTGATTATGTTAGGGATGCATTTGGCGGGTGCTTTAGGACGTGCCGTTGTGCCTGATTTGACCGTATCAGATAAAGTCATTCCAACCTTAATGTTGGAAGTGCTCCCACCTATTGTTGCAGGGATTTTCTTAGCGGCGCCGATGTCTGCGATCATGTCCACAGTTGATGCACAACTCATTCAATCCTCCTCAATTTTTGTGAAAGACTTATATCTTGCAAGCAAACCTGAAGCAGCGAAGAATGAAAAACGAATTAGCCGTATTTCATCAGTCATCACACTGATTTTATCGGCGTTGCTAATTCTCGCGGCACTGAATCCACCAGATATGATTATTTGGTTGAATCTATTTGCTTTCGGGGGATTAGAAGCCGCATTCCTTTGGGTGATTGTATTAGGCATTTATTGGGATAAAGCAAATGCAGCAGGGGCAATAAGTTCAATGGTGGTGGGATTAAGCAGTTATGTGCTTCTGACTCAATTTGGTATCAAACTATTTGGTTTTAATGCGATTGTGCCTGCACTTGTATTTGGTTTGATAGCTTTCATCTTGGGTAACCAATTCGGTACAAAAAAACAGTAA
- the bcp gene encoding thioredoxin-dependent thiol peroxidase, whose amino-acid sequence MKTLQAGDLAPQFSLLNQDNQPVSLTHFKGKKVLVYFYPKALTPGCTTQACGLRDAKRELEKLGVVILGISTDAPKKLAQFVEKKALNFTLLSDEDHQVAEQFGVWGEKKFMGRVYDGIHRITFLIDEQGKIQHVFDKFKTGEHHQVVLDYLQSR is encoded by the coding sequence ATGAAAACATTACAAGCAGGTGACTTAGCACCCCAATTCTCACTTTTAAATCAAGACAATCAACCCGTTTCACTTACTCACTTCAAAGGTAAAAAAGTACTCGTGTATTTTTATCCAAAAGCCTTAACGCCAGGCTGTACAACTCAAGCCTGTGGTTTGCGTGATGCTAAACGTGAGTTAGAAAAATTAGGTGTAGTTATTTTAGGCATCAGTACAGATGCACCCAAAAAACTCGCTCAATTTGTCGAGAAAAAAGCACTCAATTTCACCTTACTTTCCGATGAAGATCACCAGGTTGCAGAACAATTTGGCGTATGGGGAGAAAAGAAATTCATGGGCCGTGTTTATGATGGTATTCATCGCATTACCTTTCTCATTGATGAACAAGGCAAAATTCAGCACGTTTTTGATAAATTCAAAACAGGCGAACATCATCAAGTTGTCCTAGATTACCTACAATCCCGTTAA
- a CDS encoding energy transducer TonB family protein has translation MNSQQTKRSLLGLLISLLVHGSILGALFWNWHTPHEAASNAPGEISTTISMEMIQGMRVEEPAPEPEPEPQQAEPEPEKQEVVSDPTKKPEPEKKKEPEKKPEKPIEKPKPKPKEKPKEKPKNEVKAEKAVEMPKNLPIGDKNINSTATANSKATTTGQPGTNGIQGGSGANTDEHNAYRAAIRREIERHKRYPARAKMMRKQGIVNVSFSVGADGSLSGERVTKSSGDESLDNAALEAVRSARPVGPKPAGFASSVSVPISFTIQ, from the coding sequence ATGAACAGCCAACAAACCAAACGATCATTATTAGGTTTGCTTATTTCTTTATTGGTTCATGGTAGCATCCTTGGAGCGTTATTTTGGAACTGGCATACGCCACATGAAGCGGCGAGTAATGCTCCGGGTGAAATATCCACGACGATTTCAATGGAAATGATTCAAGGGATGAGAGTGGAAGAACCCGCTCCTGAGCCGGAACCCGAACCTCAACAGGCAGAGCCGGAACCTGAAAAACAAGAAGTTGTCTCAGATCCAACGAAGAAACCAGAGCCTGAGAAGAAAAAAGAACCTGAGAAAAAGCCAGAAAAACCAATAGAAAAACCGAAACCAAAACCGAAAGAGAAGCCAAAAGAAAAACCTAAAAATGAGGTAAAAGCAGAGAAAGCGGTGGAAATGCCGAAGAATTTACCGATTGGCGATAAGAATATTAATTCAACGGCTACGGCAAATTCTAAAGCGACAACTACTGGTCAACCTGGCACAAATGGTATTCAAGGTGGTTCTGGTGCCAATACAGATGAACATAATGCCTATCGTGCGGCTATTCGACGTGAAATTGAACGGCATAAACGCTATCCAGCACGCGCAAAAATGATGCGTAAACAAGGTATTGTTAATGTCAGTTTTAGTGTTGGAGCAGATGGCTCGCTGTCTGGAGAGCGTGTTACTAAATCTTCTGGTGATGAAAGCTTAGATAATGCAGCACTTGAAGCTGTGAGAAGTGCGAGACCTGTCGGCCCAAAACCTGCTGGATTTGCATCTTCAGTAAGCGTACCAATTAGTTTCACCATTCAATAA
- the aroQ gene encoding type II 3-dehydroquinate dehydratase: MSKKFNILLLNGPNLNMLGAREPKHYGSLSLSAIEENVAKLAAQHDVNLECFQANSEEKLIDKIHQSFQKVDFILINPAAYTHTSVALRDALLAVSIPFVEIHLSNVHKREPFRHHSYFSDVAEGVICGLGAKGYEFALQFALDFLNKKA; this comes from the coding sequence ATGTCAAAAAAATTCAATATTTTGCTGTTAAATGGCCCGAACTTAAATATGTTGGGCGCAAGAGAGCCAAAACATTATGGTTCGCTTTCGTTATCTGCCATTGAAGAAAATGTGGCAAAACTTGCGGCGCAGCATGATGTGAATTTGGAGTGCTTTCAAGCAAATAGCGAAGAAAAGTTAATCGATAAGATTCATCAAAGTTTTCAAAAAGTGGATTTTATTTTAATTAACCCGGCAGCTTATACGCATACCAGTGTTGCATTGCGTGATGCGTTGCTTGCGGTGTCAATTCCTTTTGTTGAAATCCATTTGTCTAATGTACATAAGCGCGAGCCATTCCGTCACCATTCTTACTTTAGTGATGTGGCTGAAGGGGTAATTTGTGGCTTAGGTGCGAAAGGTTATGAGTTTGCTCTCCAATTCGCGTTAGATTTTTTAAATAAAAAAGCATAA
- the accB gene encoding acetyl-CoA carboxylase biotin carboxyl carrier protein has translation MDIRKIKKLIELVEESGITELEVQEEEGTVRISRAAPAVAPAAIQYAAAPVAPVAAPAAAPVAAAPAEAPAAEISGYQVRSPMVGTFYRSPSPEAKAFVEVGQTVKVGDALCIVEAMKMMNRIEADKAGVVKAILVNDGEAVEFDQPLIVIE, from the coding sequence ATGGACATTCGTAAAATCAAAAAACTGATTGAATTAGTAGAAGAATCGGGCATCACTGAATTAGAAGTGCAAGAAGAAGAAGGTACAGTACGTATTAGTCGTGCGGCACCAGCTGTTGCACCTGCTGCAATTCAATATGCAGCGGCGCCTGTAGCACCTGTTGCAGCACCAGCAGCTGCTCCTGTGGCAGCCGCGCCTGCTGAAGCGCCTGCGGCTGAAATTTCTGGCTACCAAGTGCGTTCACCAATGGTAGGTACATTCTACCGTAGCCCAAGCCCAGAAGCGAAAGCTTTCGTTGAAGTGGGACAAACAGTCAAAGTAGGCGATGCACTTTGTATCGTTGAAGCGATGAAAATGATGAACCGTATCGAAGCAGACAAAGCTGGTGTGGTAAAAGCAATCTTAGTCAATGATGGCGAAGCGGTTGAATTTGATCAACCATTGATCGTTATCGAATAA
- the prmA gene encoding 50S ribosomal protein L11 methyltransferase, whose translation MAWIQIRLNSTNEKAEKISDFLEEIGSVSVTFMDSQDTPIFEPLPGETRLWGNTDVIALFDAETDMNEIVSLLKQAHHLDENTAYKIEQIEDKDWEREWMDNFHPMQFGKRLWICPSWREVPDQNAVNVMLDPGLAFGTGTHPTTALCLEWLDGLDLTGKTVIDFGCGSGILAIAALKLGAKNAIGIDIDPQAILASRNNAEQNEVADRLQLFLSDDKPADLKADVVVANILAGPLKELYPIISQLVKEGGDLGLSGILETQAQSVCDAYTQSFDLDPVAVKEEWCRITGKLKSA comes from the coding sequence ATGGCGTGGATTCAAATTCGCTTAAATAGTACAAATGAAAAAGCTGAGAAAATTAGCGATTTTTTAGAAGAAATTGGCTCAGTTTCGGTCACATTTATGGATAGCCAAGATACGCCGATTTTTGAACCACTTCCAGGCGAAACGCGTCTGTGGGGAAATACCGATGTGATTGCATTGTTTGATGCAGAAACCGATATGAATGAGATTGTGAGTTTGCTTAAACAAGCGCATCATTTAGATGAAAATACCGCTTACAAAATCGAGCAAATCGAGGATAAAGACTGGGAACGTGAATGGATGGATAACTTCCACCCAATGCAATTTGGCAAACGCTTATGGATTTGCCCAAGCTGGCGTGAAGTGCCAGATCAAAATGCGGTTAATGTAATGCTTGATCCAGGTTTAGCTTTCGGGACAGGTACCCACCCGACAACTGCACTTTGTTTAGAGTGGTTAGATGGTTTGGATTTAACAGGCAAAACCGTCATCGATTTTGGTTGTGGCTCAGGCATTCTTGCCATTGCTGCCCTTAAATTAGGTGCGAAAAATGCGATCGGTATTGATATCGATCCACAAGCGATTCTTGCCAGTCGTAATAATGCAGAACAGAATGAGGTGGCGGATCGTCTGCAACTTTTCTTATCAGATGATAAGCCTGCAGATTTAAAAGCAGATGTCGTTGTCGCGAATATTCTTGCGGGTCCATTAAAAGAACTTTACCCGATTATCTCCCAATTAGTAAAAGAGGGGGGCGATCTTGGATTATCGGGTATTTTAGAAACACAAGCACAATCGGTATGTGATGCTTATACACAATCCTTTGATTTAGATCCTGTTGCAGTGAAAGAGGAATGGTGCCGTATTACAGGTAAATTAAAATCGGCTTAA
- the exbD gene encoding TonB system transport protein ExbD, with protein MKKFDEINIIPFIDIMLVLLAIVLVTASFISQGKIKVNVPKASSTVAFKSDELTKLLTVTADKQLYFNDKPISQEALEKEIMSWNKDQKVTLKIDADASFQDFVTITDMLSKNEIKNVAIVSMKDKGAPSKTTQGNESKNTPEVGGVASGGVGVGRSQ; from the coding sequence GTGAAAAAATTTGATGAAATCAACATTATTCCTTTCATCGACATTATGTTGGTGTTATTAGCGATAGTGTTGGTCACCGCATCCTTTATTTCCCAAGGGAAAATTAAGGTAAATGTTCCCAAAGCGAGTTCAACGGTCGCATTCAAATCAGATGAATTAACAAAATTATTAACCGTTACGGCTGACAAGCAACTTTATTTTAACGATAAGCCCATTTCACAAGAAGCGCTTGAAAAAGAAATTATGAGTTGGAATAAAGACCAAAAAGTAACGTTAAAAATTGATGCTGACGCCTCTTTCCAAGATTTCGTGACCATTACCGATATGTTATCGAAAAATGAAATCAAAAATGTCGCCATTGTTTCCATGAAAGATAAAGGCGCCCCAAGCAAAACGACTCAAGGAAATGAATCAAAAAATACGCCTGAAGTAGGTGGAGTTGCAAGCGGAGGCGTTGGAGTAGGACGTAGTCAATGA